From a single Hypomesus transpacificus isolate Combined female chromosome 14, fHypTra1, whole genome shotgun sequence genomic region:
- the flna gene encoding filamin-A isoform X1, which translates to MSSAHPRLHQSAAPAPNALSPDKDADMPATEKDLAEDAPWKKIQQNTFTRWSNEHLKCVNKRIANLQTDLGDGLRLIGLLEVLSQKKMFRKYNQRPTFRQMQLENVSVALEFLDRENIKLVSIDSKAIVDGNLKLILGLIWTLILHYSISMPMWDEDEETEESRQKTPKQRLLGWIQNKVPEMPITNFSRDWQSGRALGALVDSCAPGLCPDWDQWDQTKPVDNAREAMQQADDWLGIPQVITPEEIVDPNVDEHSVMTYLSQFPKSKLKPGAPLRPKLNPKKARAYGPGVEPMGNVVMKKAVFTVETISAGMGEVLVYVEDPAGHREEAKVTANNDKNRTYSVFYVPKVTGMHKVTVLFAGQNISKSPFEVEVGMAQGDSSKATAQGPGLEPTGNIANKTTYFDVYTAGAGVGEVEVVVLDPAGSREAVACVVEDKGNSSYRCTYKPSQEGAHSIYVTFAGGQISKSPFTIHVGEACNPSLCQAKGRGLQPKGLRVKETADFRVYTRGAGTGDLKVSIKGPKGLEEPCKRQDLGDGIYGFEYYPTTPGTYSITITWGGQHIPRSPLEVKVGAEAGSQKVRAWGPGLEGGVVGKSADFVVEAVGDNVGTLGFSVEGPSQAKIECDDKGDGSCDVRYWPMEAGEYAVHVLCNGEDIQHSPYMADITTAPGKDFHPDRVKAFGPGLQSSGVAVGKPAEFTVDAKLGGKAPLKVTAQDADGTPVEVQVKDNGNGTYSCSYTPRKPLKHTIMVSWGGVNIPDSPFRMAIGAGCHPNKVKVSGPGVAKTGLKAFEPTLFTVDCAEAGQGDISIGIKCAPGVVGPAEADIDFDIIRNDNDTFTVKYTPPGAGSYTIMVLFADQTIPMTPIRIKVDPSHDASKVKAEGPGLSRTGVELNKPTSFTVNTKAAGQARLGAVFSGPSKADAIKDLEIINNNDNTHTVKYTPVQQGQMGVAVTYGGDPIPKSPFSVAVAPSLDLSKINVTGLGQKMTVGRDQEVTVKSKGAGGQGKVEAKVIGPSGKPVSSKVESGLSPETKQLKFIPREAGPYQVELTYDGAPIPGSPFSSTAYPPTDPSKVHTHTHLHSPPRYTHTHSHSPPRYTHTHSHSPPRYTHTHTHSPPRYTHTHTHTALQGTHTHSHSPPRYTHTLTQPSKVHTHTHTQPSKVHTPKVTLPLQVRCSGPGLERAKVGETGEFVVDCTNAGPAELTIEIISDGGTEAEVRIQDNGDGTYTITYIPLSPGCYTVTIRYGGQDVPSFPARLTVEPAVDASAVRVFGPGVEGKGVFREATTEFTVDARALTQTGGDHIKTVISNPSGSLTDASLTDRQDGTYTVEYTPYEEGPHSVAVAYDGSPVPKSPFRVPVTEGCDPARVRVHGPGLQSGITNKPNKFTVETRGAGTGGLGLAVEGPSEAKMSCTDNKDGSCSVEYVPYEPGTYHLNITYGGQPIAGSPFAVPVSDTVDSSKVRCQGPGLGSNVRANVPQAFSVDASKAGHAPLQVHVQGPKGLVEPVEVVDNGDQTHTVNYVPTREGPYSINVLYNEEEVPRSPYKLKVLPTHDASKVRCSGPGLNTSGVPASLPVEFTIDAKDAGEGLLAVQITDPEGKPKKASIRDNQDGTYLVSYVPDMTGRYTILIKYGGDEIPYSPYRIRALPSGDASKCSVTVSIGGHGLGAGVGPTIQMGEQTVITVDAKAAGKGKVTCSVSTPEGVELDVDVVENADGTFDIFYTAPQPGDYCICLRFGGEHIPNSPFQVTAVEGPPSDQLHQPRELPQYYTRQPWATDRPMGMNGLDVAGLRPFDLVIPFTIQKGEITGDVRMPSGKVAKPDITDNKDGTVTVKYAPTEPGLHQMDIKYDSIHIPGSPLQFFVDYINSGNVNAYGPGLIHGTVNKPAAFTVNTKDAGEGGLSLAIEGPSKADISCVDNQDGTCSVSYLPVLPGDYSILVKYNDKHIPGSPFSARITGDESMRMSQLKVGSTADIPLDIGELDLSQLTASLTTPSGREEPCLLKMLRNGHVGVSFVPKETGEHLVNIKKNGRHIPSSPIAVMISQSEIGDASRVRVSGQGLSEARTFEPAEFIIDTRDAGYGGLSLSIEGPSKVDINTEDQEDGTCKITYCPTEPGHYIINIKFADQHVPGSAFSVKVTGEGRMKESITRRRKAASVANVGSHCDLSLKIPEISLADMTAQVTSPSGQVHKADIMEGDNNTYCIRFVPTETGVHTVCVKYAGVHVPGSPFQFTVGPLGEGGAHKVRAGGPGLERAEAAVPAEFSIWTREAGAGGLSIAVEGPSKAEIAFEDRKDGSSGVSYIVQEPGDYEVSIRFNEEHIPDSPFLVPVATPSSDARRLTVASLQESGLKVNQPASFAVSLNGAKGVIDAKVHSPSGALEECVVTEIDQDKYAVRFIPRENGLYLIDVKFNSSHIPGSPFKIRVGEMGQAGDPGMVSAYGPGLEGGTTGSACEFVVNTSSAGPGALAVTIDGPSKVKMDCVECPEGYRVTYTPMAPGNYLISIKYGGSYHIVGSPFKAKITGSKLVSSHSMHETSSVLVEPTSRSFSSRQQEAPSQSDASKVTAKGLGLNKAFIGQKNNFSVDCSTAGRNMLLVGVDGPKLPCEEVLVKHLGGRVYNVSYQLKEKGEYILVVKWGDEHIPGSPYHITV; encoded by the exons ATGAGCAGCGCGCACCCCCGCCTCCACCAGAGCGCCGCGCCCGCTCCCAACGCTCTCTCCCCGGACAAGGACGCAGACATGCCCGCAACGGAGAAGGACCTGGCCGAGGACGCGCCGTGGAAGAAGATCCAGCAGAACACGTTCACCCGCTGGTCTAACGAGCACCTGAAATGCGTCAACAAACGGATCGCGAACCTGCAGACCGACCTAGGAGATGGGCTCCGGCTCATCGGGCTCCTAGAAGTCCTGTCGCAGAAGAAGATGTTTAGAAAGTACAACCAGCGGCCCACCTTCAGACAGATGCAGCTGGAGAATGTGTCCGTGGCTCTCGAGTTTCTGGACCGGGAAAACATCAAGCTGGTGTCCATAG ATTCCAAGGCCATCGTGGATGGGAACCTGAAGCTGATCCTGGGTCTGATCTGGACCCTGATCCTGCACTACTCCATCTCCATGCCCATGtgggacgaggacgaggagacggaggagagcCGGCAGAAGACCCCCAAGCAGAGGCTCCTGGGGTGGATCCAGAACAAGGTCCCGGAGATGCCCATCACCAACTTCAGCAGGGACTGGCAGAGTGGCCGTGCTCTGGGGGCTCTGGTGGACAGCTGTGCTCCCG GTCTATGTCCTGACTGGGACCAGTGGGACCAGACCAAGCCAGTGGACAACGCCCGCGAGGCCATGCAGCAGGCTGATGATTGGCTGGGGATCCCTCAG GTGATCACCCCAGAGGAGATTGTCGACCCCAACGTGGACGAGCACTCGGTCATGACCTACCTGTCTCAGTTCCCCAAGTCCAAGCTGAAGCCAGGAGCTCCGCTCCGCCCCAAACTCAACCCCAAGAAGGCTCGTGCCTACGGacccg gtgtgGAGCCGATGGGGAACGTGGTGATGAAGAAGGCTGTGTTCACCGTGGAAACCATCAGCGCTGGGATGGGGGAGGTGCTGGTGTATGTGGAGGACCCTgcaggacacagagaggag GCTAAAGTGACGGCCAACAACGATAAGAACCGAACCTACTCCGTCTTCTATGTCCCCAAAGTCACCGGCATGCACAAG GTGACGGTGCTGTTCGCGGGCCAGAACATCTCCAAGAGCCCGTttgaggtggaggtgggcatGGCCCAGGGGGATTCGAGCAAGGCTACCGCCCAGGGCCCCGGCCTGGAGCCTACTGGGAACATTGCCAACAAGACCACTTACTTTGATGTCTACaccgcag gggcgggggtgggggaggtggaggtggtggtgctggaccctgcagggagcagggaggctGTGGCCTGTGTGGTGGAAGACAAGGGCAACAGCAGCTACCGCTGCACCTACAAACCCAGCCAGGAGGGGGCGCATTCCATCTATGTCACCTTCGCTGGGGGGCAGATCAGCAAGAGCCCCTTCACTATCCATGTGGGAGAGG cctgtaACCCCAGCCTGTGCCAGGCCAAGGGGCGTGGCCTGCAGCCAAAGGGCCTGAGGGTGAAGGAGACAGCAGACTTCAGGGTCTACACCCGAGGAGCCGGCACCGGGGATCTCAAGGTCTCCATCAAGGGCCCCA aggGTCTGGAGGAGCCCTGTAAGAGGCAGGACCTAGGTGATGGGATATATGGGTTTGAGTACTACCCCACCACCCCGGGCACCTACAGCATCACCATCACCTGGGGAGGGCAGCACATCCCCCGCAG ccccctggaggTGAAGGTGGGGGCGGAGGCAGGATCCCAGAAGGTGCGAGCCTGGGGGCCGGGTCTAGAGGGGGGCGTGGTCGGGAAGTCAGCTGACTTTGTGGTCGAGGCCGTGGGGGACAACGTAGGCACACTCG ggttctCTGTGGAGGGGCCATCCCAGGCTAAGATAGAGTGTGATGATAAGGGGGACGGCTCGTGTGACGTGCGCTACTGGCCCATGGAGGCGGGGGAGTACGCGGTGCACGTGCTCTGCAACGGAGAGGACATCCAGCACTCGCCCTACATGGCCGACATCACCACCGCCCCCGGCAAGGACTTCCACCCTGACAgg gtgaaggCGTTTGGCCCAGGCCTCCAGAGCAGTGGTGTGGCGGTGGGGAAGCCAGCAGAGTTCACCGTGGATGCTAAGCTGGGGGGCAAAGCTCCCCTCAAGGTCACcgcccag gatgcaGATGGGACCCCTGTGGAGGTTCAGGTGAAAGACAATGGGAATGGGACCTACAGCTGCAGCTACACACCTCGCAAGCCCCTCAAACACACCATCATGGTGTCCTGGGGCGGGGTCAACATCCCAGACAGCCCCTTCAGA atggCCATCGGAGCGGGCTGCCACCCTAACAAGGTGAAGGTGTCTGGACCGGGCGTGGCCAAGACCGGCCTGAAGGCCTTTGAGCCCACACTGTTCACTGTGGACtgtgctgaggctggacaag gagacatCAGTATAGGGATCAAGTGTGCTCCGGGGGTGGTGGGGCCGGCGGAGGCAGACATCGACTTTGACATCATCAGGAACGACAACGACACGTTCACCGTCAAGTACACGCCCCCTGGAGCTGGCAGCTACACCATCATGGTGCTGTTCGCTGACCag ACTATCCCCATGACTCCCATCAGGATCAAGGTGGACCCGTCACATGACGCCAGCAAGGTGAAGGCTGAGGGCCCTGGACTGAGCCgcactg GCGTGGAGCTCAACAAGCCCACCAGCTTCACGGTGAACACCAAGGCTGCAGGCCAGGCTCGTCTGGGTGCTGTGTTCAGCGGACCCTCCAAAGCCGACGCCATCAAAGACCTGGAGATCATCAACAACaacgacaacacacacaccgtcaagTACACGCCCGTGCAACAG GGTCAGATGGGCGTGGCCGTGACCTACGGAGGAGACCCTATACCCAAGAGCCCCTTCTCTGTTGCCGTGGCGCCCAGCCTGGACCTCAGCAAGATCAACGTGACGGGGCTGGGACAGA AGATGACAGTTGGCAGGGACCAGGAAGTGACTGTGAAGTCGAAGGGGGCGGGAGGACAGGGCAAGGTGGAGGCCAAGGTGATTGGTCCATCAGGAAAGCCGGTGTCCAGTAAG GTGGAGTCAGGGCTGAGCCCAGAGACCAAGCAGCTGAAGTTCATCCCCCGGGAGGCGGGGCCCTACCAGGTGGAGCTGACCTATGACGGAGCTCCCATCCCGGGATCCCCCTTCAGCTCCACGGCTTACCCTCCCACAGAcccctccaaggtacacacacacacacacttacacagccctccaaggtacacacacacacactcacacagccctccaaggtacacacacacacactcacacagccctccaaggtacacacacacacacacacacagccctccaaggtacacacacacacacactcacacagccctccaaggtacacacacacactcacacagccctccaaggtacacacacacactcacacagccctccaaggtacacacacacacacacacacagccctccaaggtacacacacccaAGGTAACCCTGCCCCTCCAGGTGCGCTGCTCAGGCCCTGGTCTGGAGCGTGCCAAGgtgggggagacgggggagtTTGTGGTGGACTGTACCAACGCCGGCCCGGCTGAGCTCACCATTGAGATCATCTCCGACGGCGGCACGGAGGCAGAGGTCCGTATCCAGGACAACGGGGACGGCACCTACACCATCACCTACATCCCCCTGAGTCCCGGCTGCTACACGGTCACCATCCGCTACGGGGGGCAGGACGTGCCCAGCTTCCCCGCACGCCTCACCGTGGAGCCCGCCGTGGACGCCAGCGCGGTCCGGGTGTTCGGCCCGGGGGTGGAGGGCaaag GCGTGTTTCGCGAGGCAACCACTGAGTTCACGGTGGATGCGCGAGCGCTGACGCAGACTGGAGGAGACCACATCAAGACAGTGATCAGCAACCCCTCCGGCAGCCTGACAGACGCCAGCCTCACAGACCGCCAAGACGGCACCTACACTGTGGAGTACACGCCCTacgaggagg gacccCACAGTGTGGCAGTAGCATATGACGGGTCCCCGGTGCCCAAGTCTCCGTTCCGTGTACCGGTGACGGAGGGCTGTGACCcggcgcgtgtgcgtgtgcacggcCCGGGCCTGCAGAGCGGCATCACCAACAAGCCCAACAAGTTCACCGTGGAAACTCG cggGGCAGGTACggggggtctgggtctggctgtGGAGGGACCGTCAGAGGCTAAGATGTCCTGCACTGACAACAAGGACGGAAGCTGCAGCGTGGAGTACGTCCCTTATGAACCTGGAACCTACCACCTCAACATCACCTATGGAGGCCAGCCCATAGCAG GGAGTCCGTTTGCGGTGCCGGTGAGTGACACGGTGGACAGCAGCAAGGTGAGGTGTCAGGGCCCGGGGCTGGGCAGCAACGTGAGGGCCAACGTCCCTCAGGCCTTCAGCGTGGACGCCTCCAAGGCTGGCCACGCCCCACTGCAGGTCCACGTGCAGGGGCCcaaag gtttGGTGGAGCCAGTGGAGGTGGTGGATAATGGAGACCAGACTCACACAGTGAACTACGTCCCCACCAGAGAGGGCCCCTACTCCATCAACGTCCTGTACAACGAGGAGGAGGTCCcacgcag tccttACAAGCTGAAGGTGCTGCCCACTCATGATGCCAGTAAGGTGCGCTGCAGTGGGCCTGGTCTCAACACCAGCGGGGTGCCCGCCTCCCTGCCTGTCGAGTTCACCATCGACGCCAAGGATGCTGGGGAGGGCCTGCTGGCCGTGCAGATCAct GACCCAGAGGGGAAGCCTAAGAAGGCCAGTATCCGTGACAACCAGGATGGGACGTACCTGGTGTCGTATGTTCCAGACATGACGGGCCGCTACACCATCCTGATCAAGTACGGAGGAGACGAGATCCCCTACTCCCCCTACCGCATCAGAGCCCTGCCCAGTGGGGACGCCAGCAAGTGCTCtgtcacag TCTCGATCGGCGGTCACGGTCTGG GGGCGGGCGTGGGCCCCACCATCCAGATGGGGGAGCAGACGGTCATCACTGTGGACGCTAAGGCTGCTGGGAAGGGCAAGGTGACGTGCAGCGTGAGCACACCCGAGGGGGTGGAGCTAGACGTGGATGTGGTGGAGAATGCAGACGGGACGTTTGACATCTTCTACACGGCGCCGCAGCCTGGAGACTACTGCATCTGCCTGCGCTTCGGAGGAGAACACATCCCCAACTCCCCCTTCCAGGTCACG gctgtGGAAGGTCCTCCCTCTGACCAGCTCCACCAGCCCAGAGAGCTGCCTCAGTACTACACTCGACAACCCTGG GCAACAGACCGGCCAATGGGGATGAACGGTCTGGATGTGGCAGGATTGAGACCGTTTGATCTGGTCATCCCCTTCACCATCCAGAAGGGAGAGATCACAG GTGACGTGCGCATGCCGTCCGGTAAGGTGGCAAAGCCGGACATCACGGACAACAAGGACGGCACGGTGACGGTGAAGTACGCCCCCACTGAGCCGGGCCTGCACCAGATGGACATCAAGTACGACAGCATCCACatcccag gaAGCCCCCTCCAGTTCTTTGTGGACTACATCAACAGTGGGAACGTGAACGCCTACGGACCAGGCCTCATACATGGAACAGTCAACAAGCCTGCTGCCTTCACTGTCAACACCAAGGATGCAGGGGAGG gaggtctGTCCCTGGCGATCGAGGGCCCATCGAAGGCTGACATCAGCTGTGTGGACAACCAGGATGGTACCTGCAGTGTGTCCTACCTGCCTGTGCTGCCAGGAGACTACAGCATCCTGGTCAAGTACAACGACAAGCACATCCCTGGGAGCCCCTTCTCAGCCCGCATcacag GTGACGAGTCCATGAGGATGTCCCAGCTGAAGGTGGGCTCAACTGCTGATATCCCACTGGACATCGGGGAGCTGGACCTGAGTCAGCTGACCGCCTCCCTGACCACGCCCTCCGGACGGGAGGAACCCTGCCTTCTCAAGATGCTCCGCAACGGACACGTCG gCGTCTCGTTCGTTCCCAAGGAGACCGGGGAGCACCTGGTGAACATCAAGAAGAACGGCCGCCACATTCCAAGCAGCCCTATCGCCGTGAtgatcagccaatcagagatcgGGGATGCCAGCCGGGTGCGTGTGAGTGGCCAGGGCCTGAGCGAGGCCAGGACCTTCGAGCCGGCCGAGTTCATCATCGATACACGTGacgcag gttacGGGGGTCTGAGTCTGTCCATCGAGGGGCCTAGCAAGGTGGACATCAACACAGAGGACCAGGAGGACGGAACCTGCAAGATCACCTACTGCCCCACCGAGCCAGGACACTACATTATCAACATCAAGTTCGCTGACCAGCACGTGCCAG ggaGTGCTTTCTCTGTCAAGGTGACCGGAGAGGGCAGGATGAAGGAGAGCATCaccaggaggaggaaggcagcCTCAGTCGCCAATGTGGGGAGCCACTGTGACCTCAGCCTCAAGATCCCAG agatcAGCCTAGCAGACATGACGGCCCAGGTGACCAGTCCGTCGGGGCAGGTCCACAAGGCCGACATCATGGAAGGAGACAACAACACCTACTGCATCCGCTTCGTTCCCACGGAGACCGGCGTGCACACCGTGTGTGTGAAGTACGCGGGCGTGCACGTGCCCGGGAGCCCCTTCCAGTTCACCGTGGGGCCcctgggagagggtggggccCACAAGGTCCGGGCTGGGGGGCCCGGTCTGGAGAGGGCTGAGGCTGCAGTGCCAG CCGAGTTCAGTATCTGGACGCGAGAGGCGGGTGCGGGGGGGCTGAGTATCGCGGTGGAGGGACCCAGCAAGGCAGAGATCGCCTTCGAGGACCGCAAGGACGGGTCCAGTGGAGTCTCCTACATCGTCCAGGAGccag gagaCTACGAGGTATCGATCCGTTTCAACGAGGAGCACATCCCAGACAGCCCCTTCCTGGTTCCCGTGGCAACGCCCTCCTCCGACGCCCGTCGCCTCACTGTTGCCAGTCTCCAG GAGTCGGGTCTGAAGGTGAACCAGCCGGCCTCGTTCGCCGTGAGTCTGAACGGAGCGAAGGGGGTGATCGACGCCAAGGTGCACAGCCCCTCCGGAGCCCTGGAGGAGTGTGTCGTCACAGAGATAGACCAAG aTAAGTATGCGGTGCGCTTCATCCCCAGAGAGAACGGTCTATATCTGATCGATGTGAAGTTCAACAGCAGCCATATCCCAGGCAGCCCCTTCAAGATCCGTGTGGGGGAGATGGGCCAGGCAGGAGACCCAGGCATGGTGTCTGCATACGGGcctgggctggagggaggaaccACAG GCTCAGCGTGTGAGTTTGTGGTGAACACCAGCAGCGCGGGCCCCGGGGCCCTGGCTGTCACCATCGACGGCCCCTCCAAGGTGAAGATGGACTGTGTGGAGTGTCCTGAGGGCTACAGGGTCACCTACACCCCCATGGCCCCTGGCAACTACCTCATCTCCATCAAGTACGGAGGCTCCTACCACATCGTAGGAAGCCCCTTCAAGGCCAAGATCACTG gctcTAAGCTGGTGTCCAGCCACAGCATGCATGAGACGTCCTCTGTGCTGGTGGAGCCGACCAGCCGCAGTTTCAGCAGCCGCCAGCAGGAGGCGCCCAGCCAGTCAGACGCCAGCAAGGTCACGGCCAAGGGCCTGGGGCTAAACAAGGCCTTCATCGGGCAGAAGAACAACTTCAGTGTCGACTGCAGCacagcag gtcgTAACATGCTGCTGGTGGGGGTGGATGGTCCTAAGCTCCCCTGTGAGGAGGTGTTGGTGAAGCACCTGGGGGGCCGTGTGTACAACGTGAGCTACCAGCTGAAGGAGAAGGGGGAATACATCCTGGTGGTCAAGTGGGGTGACGAGCACATCCCTGGAAGCCCCTACCACATCACTGTCTAG